The following are from one region of the Coffea eugenioides isolate CCC68of chromosome 2, Ceug_1.0, whole genome shotgun sequence genome:
- the LOC113759625 gene encoding F-box protein At4g00755-like gives MSTVTRAIEISNIVEPVESRTNEPIEWACLKRDHKVYAFLAQGIASFPRKECLSEALGASSTDNYPDESIQNTPEPSDRIGQRPSYWSSKGEIDSAVTETLTYKLMAKLCVITEIHIQPFQVWFPHISSKGCKIFDGGFVLLENCLQKFKLPEPVLCIGGILQVQLLGRVQKQEIDSLYYICERDFSRIHRFGASIRGWEHMILNTLPGARGIMVNDYDYDGEDDDSDDQYN, from the exons ATGTCCACTGTTACTCGTGCTATTGAAATTAGTAACATTGTAGAACCTGTGGAATCCAGGACCaatgagcctattgaatgggcATGTCTGAAACGGGACCATAAAGTATATGCATTTTTGGCTCAAGGTATTGCCTCCTTCCCAAGAAAAGAATGCTTGTCTGAGGCACTTGGTGCTTCAAGCACTGACAATTACCCAGATGAAAGTATTCAGAATACCCCGGAACCAAGTGACAGGATTGGTCAGAGACCTTCTTACTGGTCGAGCAAGGGTGAAATTGATTCTGCAGTCACTGAGACATTAACGTATAAATTGATGGCCAAACTCTGTGTGATTACTGAAATCCATATTCAACCATTTCAAG TTTGGTTCCCCCATATATCCAGCAAAGGCTGTAAGATTTTTGATGGGGGATTTGTATTGCTG GAGAATTGTTTGCAAAAGTTCAAGCTGCCAGAACCTGTCCTCTGCATTGGAGGGATTCTGCAAGTCCAGCTATTGGGTAGAGTGCAGAAGCAAGAAATAGATAGTTTGTATTACATATG CGAGAGGGATTTTTCTCGCATTCACAGGTTTGGTGCAAGTATAAGAGGTTGGGAGCACATGATCCTCAACACATTACCCGGTGCTAGAGGGATTATGGTAAATGACTACGACTACGACGGCGAGGACGATGATTCAGATGACCAGTATAACTAA